The proteins below are encoded in one region of Lactuca sativa cultivar Salinas chromosome 3, Lsat_Salinas_v11, whole genome shotgun sequence:
- the LOC111885820 gene encoding tubby-like F-box protein 5, whose protein sequence is MSFKSIVRELREMGDGIGSLSRRGIEGRHWRNRTRSHIAPDVAPLELINQGQWANLPPELLLDIIRRVEESETSWPARTVVVYCASVCKSWRDITKEIVKTPEECGRLTFPISLKQPGPRDSPIQCYIRRDRATSTHRLYFGLTPSEDESDKLLLAAKKIRRATSTEFAISLVADDFSRASSTYVGKLRSNFLGTKFTIYDSQPPTDTTNHNRSSQRFQKKQVSPKLPSCSYSIATISYELNVLRTRGPRRMNCTMHSIPISSIQEGGTAPTPKSFPFKTIDRSTSSLSSTTTTPNSNPLDSLMLKNKAPRWHEQLQCWCLNFKGRVTVASVKNFQLVAAVDSSHNVSAVEQEKVILQFGKIGKDIFTMDYRYPLSAYQAFAICLSSFDTKPACE, encoded by the exons ATGTCTTTCAAAAGCATTGTGCGCGAGCTGAGGGAGATGGGAGATGGAATTGGGAGTTTATCTAGAAGAGGAATTGAAGGAAGACACTGGAGAAACCGAACTAGATCACACATTGCTCCTGATGTAGCTCCATTAGAATTGATAAACCAAGGCCAGTGGGCAAATCTCCCTCCTGAACTTCTTCTGGACATAATCCGTAGAGTTGAAGAAAGCGAAACCTCATGGCCAGCAAGAACTGTAGTCGTTTATTGTGCATCCGTTTGTAAATCATGGAGAGATATCACGAAGGAAATCGTCAAAACCCCTGAAGAATGTGGTCGATTAACCTTCCCAATCTCATTGAAACAG CCTGGCCCTCGAGATTCCCCAATTCAATGCTACATAAGAAGAGACAGAGCAACTTCCACCCACCGATTATACTTTGGGTTAACCCCAT CTGAAGATGAAAGCGATAAACTACTATTAGCAGCCAAGAAAATCAGAAGGGCAACAAGCACAGAGTTCGCCATTTCTTTAGTCGCAGATGATTTCTCACGAGCTTCCTCTACATACGTTGGCAAACTAAG ATCTAATTTCCTCGGAACCAAGTTCACAATCTACGACAGCCAACCACCAACCGACACCACAAATCACAACCGATCAAGCCAACGATTCCAGAAAAAACAAGTCTCCCCAAAACTACCTTCATGCAGCTACTCCATAGCCACAATCTCATACGAACTAAATGTCCTCCGAACACGTGGCCCAAGAAGAATGAACTGCACAATGCATTCCATACCCATTTCCTCAATCCAAGAAGGAGGCACTGCTCCAACTCCAAAATCTTTCCCTTTCAAAACCATCGACAGATCCACATCATCTttatcatcaacaacaacaacacccaaTTCAAATCCCCTCGACTCTTTAATGCTTAAAAACAAAGCGCCTAGGTGGCATGAACAGTTGCAATGCTGGTGTTTGAATTTCAAAGGACGAGTGACTGTTGCATCTGTGAAGAATTTTCAACTTGTGGCTGCTGTTGACTCGAGTCATAATGTTTCAGCTGTTGAACAAGAGAAAGTGATTTTGCAATTTGGGAAGATTGGGAAGGATATTTTCACCATGGATTATAGGTATCCTCTTTCTGCTTATCAAGCTTTTGCTATTTGTTTGAGTAGCTTTGATACAAAACCTGCATGTGAATGA